The Coregonus clupeaformis isolate EN_2021a chromosome 20, ASM2061545v1, whole genome shotgun sequence genome contains a region encoding:
- the LOC121533535 gene encoding elongation factor 2 encodes MVNFTVDQIRAIMDKKSNIRNMSVIAHVDHGKSTLTDSLVSKAGIIAGSRAGETRFTDTRKDEQERCITIKSTAISMYYELSENDMAFIKQCKDGVGFLINLIDSPGHVDFSSEVTAALRVTDGALVVVDCVSGVCVQTETVLRQAIAERIKPVLMMNKMDRALLELQLEPEDLFQTFQRIVENVNVIIATYGEDEGGPMGAIMIDPVIGTVGFGSGLHGWAFTLKQFAEMYVMKFAAKGDAQLGPAERCKKVEDMMKKLWGERFFDPATGKFSKSATGPDGKKLPRTFSQLVLDPIFKVFDAIMNFKKEETAKLIEKLDIKLDNEDKEKEGKPLLKAVMRRWLPAGEALLQMITIHLPSPVTAQKYRCELLYEGPGDDEAAMGIKNCDPKAPLMMYISKMVPTTDKGRFYAFGRVFSGCVSSGQKVRIMGPNFTPGKKEDLYLKPIQRTILMMGRYIEPIEDVPCGNIVGLVGVDQYLVKTGTITTFEQAHNMRVMKFSVSPVVRVAVEAKNPADLPKLVEGLKRLAKSDPMVQCIIEESGEHIIAGAGELHLEICLKDLEEDHACIPLKKSDPVVSYRETVSEESDQMCLSKSPNKHNRLYMKARPFPDGLAEDIEKGDVSARQELKIRARFLADKYEWDVSEARKIWCFGPDGTGPNLLMDVTKGVQYLNEIKDSVVAGFQWAVKEGALCEENMRAVRFDVHDVTLHTDAIHRGGGQIIPTARRVLYACQLTAQPRLMEPVYLVEIQCPEQVVGGIYGVLNRKRGHVFEESQVMGTPMFIVKAYLPVNESFGFTADLRSNTGGQAFPQCVFDHWQILQGDPQDSTTKIAQIVADTRKRKGLKEGIPALDNYLDKL; translated from the exons ATG GTGAACTTTACCGTAGACCAAATCCGTGCCATCATGGACAAGAAGTCCAACATCCGTAACATGTCTGTGATTGCGCACGTCGACCATGGTAAGTCCACCTTGACAGACTCGCTGGTGTCGAAGGCTGGTATCATCGCAGGTTCCCGTGCCGGAGAGACCCGCTTCACCGACACACGAAAGGACGAGCAGGAGCGCTGCATTACCATCAAGTCAAC CGCCATCTCCATGTACTACGAGCTCTCAGAGAACGACATGGCCTTCATCAAGCAGTGCAAAGATGGCGTTGGGTTTCTCATCAACCTGATTGACTCTCCAGGCCACGTTGACTTCTCCTCTGAGGTCACAGCCGCTCTCCGTGTCACTGATGGGgccctggtcgttgtggactgtGTGTCAG gtgtgtgtgtgcagaccgAGACCGTGCTCAGGCAGGCCATTGCTGAGCGTATCAAGCCTGTGCTGATGATGAACAAGATGGACCGTGCCCTGCTGGAGCTGCAGTTGGAGCCTGAGGATCTGTTCCAGACCTTCCAGCGCATTGTGGAGAATGTCAACGTCATCATCGCCACCTACGGAGAGGACGAGGGCGGTCCCATGGGCGCCATCATG ATTGACCCAGTCATTGGAACTGTTGGCTTTGGGTCTGGACTTCATGGCTGGGCCTTCACCCTGAAGCAGTTTGCTGAGATGTACGTGATGAAGTTTGCTGCCAAGGGTGATGCACAACTAGGACCAGCAGAGCGCTGCAAGAAGGTGGAGGACATGATGAAGAAGCTGTGGGGTGAAAG GTTTTTCGACCCAGCCACTGGCAAGTTCAGCAAGTCTGCCACCGGACCTGATGGAAAGAAGCTCCCACGTACCTTCTCTCAGCTCGTGCTGGACCCCATCTTCAAG GTGTTCGATGCCATCATGAACTTCAAGAAGGAGGAGACCGCCAAGCTGATTGAGAAGCTAGACATCAAGCTGGACAATGAGGATAAGGAGAAGGAGGGCAAGCCCCTGCTGAAGGCTGTGATGCGTCGCTGGCTGCCAGCCGGAGAGGCCCTGCTTCAGATGATCACCATCCACCTGCCCTCTCCTGTCACTGCCCAGAAGTACCGTTGTGAGCTGCTTTATGAAGGACCTGGTGACGATGAAGCTGCCATGG GAATCAAGAACTGTGACCCCAAGGCTCCCTTGATGATGTACATCTCCAAGATGGTGCCCACCACCGACAAGGGTCGCTTCTACGCCTTTGGCCGTGTCTTCTCTGGCTGCGTGTCCTCTGGCCAGAAGGTGCGCATTATGGGACCAAACTTCACCCCTGGAAAGAAGGAGGACCTCTACCTCAAACCAATTCAGAG GACCATTCTGATGATGGGACGTTACATTGAGCCTATCGAGGACGTGCCATGCGGGAACATTGTTGGTCTGGTTGGAGTGGACCAGTACCTGGTGAAGACCGGTACCATCACTACCTTTGAGCAGGCCCACAACATGAGGGTGATGAAGTTCAGCGTCAGCCCTGTGGTGAGAGTGGCAGTGGAAGCCAAGAACCCTGCTGACCTGCCCAAGCTGGTGGAGGGCCTGAAGCGTCTGGCCAAGTCTGACCCCATGGTGCAGTGTATCATCGAGGAGTCTGGAGAGCACATCATCGCTGGAGCCGGAGAGCTGCATCTGGAGATCTGCCTCAAGGATCTGGAGGAGGACCATGCCTGCATTCCACTGAAG AAATCAGACCCAGTGGTTTCCTACAGGGAGACCGTGTCCGAGGAGTCTGATCAGATGTGCCTGTCCAAGTCCCCAAACAAACACAACCGTCTGTACATGAAGGCCCGGCCCTTCCCTGACGGCCTGGCTGAGGACATCGAGAAGGGCGACGTCAGCGCCAGACAGGAGCTGAAGATCCGTGCCCGTTTCCTGGCCGACAAGTACGAGTGGGATGTGTCTGAGGCCCGTAAGATCTGGTGCTTCGGCCCCGACGGTACCGGCCCCAACCTACTGATGGACGTGACCAAGGGAGTCCAGTACCTGAACGAGATCAAGGACAGCGTGGTGGCCGGCTTCCAGTGGGCCGTCAAGGAG GGTGCCCTGTGTGAAGAGAACATGCGTGCTGTCCGCTTTGATGTCCATGATGTGACCCTCCACACAGACGCTATCCACCGTGGTGGTGGTCAGATCATTCCCACAGCCCGCCGAGTGCTGTACGCCTGCCAGCTTACAGCACAGCCAAGACTCATGGAGCCTGTCTACCTGGTGGAGATTCAG TGTCCTGAGCAGGTGGTGGGAGGCATCTACGGTGTGCTGAACAGGAAGCGTGGTCACGTGTTCGAGGAGTCCCAGGTCATGGGAACCCCCATGTTCATCGTGAAGGCCTACCTGCCTGTCAACGAGTCCTTCG GTTTCACAGCTGACCTGCGTTCCAACACTGGTGGCCAGGCTTTCCCCCAGTGTGTATTTGACCACTGGCAGATCCTCCAGGGAGATCCCCAGGACTCTACCACCAAAATTGCTCAGATTGTGGCTGACACCCGTAAACGTAAGGGGCTCAAGGAGGGCATTCCTGCATTGGACAACTACCTGGACAAATTGTAA